The nucleotide sequence CCGTTGCTCCCGGAATTGTTACTACCCGCTGGGTTGCCGGCAAGGAAGATCATATAGAGAAGATGTCCGAAGGAACACCCTTAAAAAAGGTCTGCGGTCCCGACGATGTTGCTCAGGTTATTGTCAGTCTGCTGTGTCAGGCTGACCTGATGACGGGGCAGATTGTAACCATAGACGGCGGATTAACCATGTAAAACATGATTGTATCAGATAGAGCCTTGATCCCAATCCTTATGGATAATAGTGTACATTTGATGAAATCGATAGTACATTCTAGTGTGAATGGTATGGATAATACTGATGATACACATTTTGAAGAAAACATAAAAAAAAAGTCAATTGAAAATGTAGTTGAGATGATCCGCGGAATGATTGATGCGGGGGTCCTTTCCCCCGGTGATCAGCTTGCACCGGAACGAGAGCTTGCTATACAGCTTGGGGTCAGCAGGGCAGCTGTACGGGACGCGATACGGGCTCTCGAACTGATGGGTGAGGTGGAAACACGGATTGGCGTCGGCGGAGGAACTTTTATTTGCAATATTACCTTCAATCACGCACTTAATACGGTATTCTCATTATTTCGACGTACGAATCAGATGCTGTCTGATGTTGTTGAGGTCCGTTTGATTCTTGAAACCCGTTCTGCTGCCCTGGCAGCGGAGCGACGGACGGAGAGGGATCTCAATTCCATCGATTCGGCCCTGCACAATATGGCTGATGATATTATTGCCGGCAGTATTGGAATTCGGCCCGACCATGCTTTCCATCTGGCAATTGCCAAAGCATCGGGAAACGAGTTTCTTTATGGGCTTTCTCAACTGGTGGAAGATATGATTGTGCAGACACGTAAGCAGACTCTTTCTCGCAGGGGTGTCCCATCTGAGGCCTTGGAGGATCATGAGAAAATTGCTCAGGCTATTCGTTGCGGAGATGCCCCGCTGGCGGAAAATCTGATGAGGGAACATCTGTTAAAAGCATATAAGATAAGTAAGGAAAGCTGAGCAACCGGTGTACTGTATCGCAATTATGGATACTGTTGAACCTGGACTCTTTCTGGTGATGATTGGAAGTAGTGTAATCGGGAGTACAGTAATGGAACGGTGCCACAGTAACAAGAGTGCCCTGATCTTCGGCGCGGCCTCGGGGATCGGAAGAGGGGTCGCCCTTCGTCTTGCGTCAGAGGGGGCAAAAATAGTCCTTGCGGATATCGATGAGGAGAAATTACTGCAGACCGAGGAGGAGTGCAGAGACTTGGGGGCCGAAGCTGTTTTTGTGCGGACGGATATCAGCTCTGTTGATGAGATCCGCAGGGCGGTTATGTCTATCGTCGAAACCTTCGGAAGGCTTGATAGTATGGTAAATGCTGCTGGAATCGTGCAGAGCCGGGCTTTTCTGGAGGTTGAAGAAGCGGACTGGGACAAAATCATTGCCATCAATCAGAAGGGAACGGCCTTCGCCTGCCGGATCGCGGGGCAGCAGATGGTGGATCAGTGTAAGAGAACCCTGGAGAATGAAAGAGCCTTGTGTAACGGCAAGATTGTTAACTTTTCTTCCATTGCGGGAAGAAGGGGCCGCTCCTTCCAGCTCCATTATGCCGCTTCAAAGGCGGCCATAATCAGCATAACCCAGTCTGCGGCTACGGCCCTTGCCCCTTATGGTATCAATGTCAACGCTGTTTCGCCGAGTGTCGTCAATACCCCCATGTGGGACCGGAGCATCCAGGGCAAGGCGAAAACCCTTGGGGTTTCCATTGAGGAAGCCACTGAAGAGATGGTCGGAAAAATCCCCCTTGGAAGGATCGGGACCGTTGAAGATATTGCCGCCGCTGTCAGCTTTCTCTGTTCCGAAGACGCCGACTTTATTACCGGGCAGACCCTGAATGTGGACGGCGGATACGAGATGGATTGAATATATGACCAGCAAGCTATATGTAGCTTGGTATAGGAAACTGCACAGTGGTATAATGTGCTTACTATTCGTAATCCAAGACTTCTTTTTCTGAACGAATGGATTCAATGGTTTCATTTTGTACATCGGAAATATGTTCTTTAAGAATATCGAGAGCTCTCCCTAAATCGCCATTGGTTAAGCACTCAGTTATTCCTGTATGCCTTTTCATTGCATGCTCGATATTCTGTTTATAAAATGTCTTGGTTCTGAATAACTCGATCTGGCTTCGAATCGATTCATAGTAAGCTCGTAACCGGTTATTGTTTGCATATGTACTAAATGTCGAGTGAAAGTGCCGATCATATTCCAGAAAATCTTCGAATTGTATATTTTGCATTGCTGGGAGTATCGATGCATCTAATTTTTTCAATGATTCGACCAACTTGTCTTTGTTTTTACTATATGCAAGTGTACAGAGCGTATTCTCAATCATTAACCGTATTTCTGTTACTTCGACTACGTCATCCTCTGTCGGTATGGATACAAAACTACCTTTATTCGGGATAATTCTTACTAAACGTTCCATAGATAAGCGGTCAATAGCTTTCACAACAGGAGAGCGACTTATCCCATATGATCCTGCAAGACTAATTACATTCAATCTTGCCCCCCAACTTATTTTTCCTACTAGAATGTCATGTTTTATTCTTTTATAGCATTCATCAGCTAATGATGCGATTTCTATCTTATCCGATGACGTTGATAACTCCTGCATAACAGCTCCATTACAAATATGTCAGTTATTATACATTATTTTCTTTAAAATGCAACATGTTGGATGTTGACATGTTGGAGTTGTGTGATATAATCCCAACATATTGTATGCGACATGTTGGGCGCAATATTTTAAGTTCAAACTCCAGGAGGATGAAATGTATCAACCAAAGGGTATTATTCCTGCAATGCTTTCGGTCTTTAATAAAGACGGAAGTATTGATATTCAGGGCCAGAAGGCGTACGTCGAATGGCTGATCAAGAAAGGTGTTCATGGGCTTTCCCCGGTCGGTAGTACTGGTGAGGGAGCAGCGATGAATGATGAAGAGCGGTTACAAGTAATCAAGGCTACTGTTGAACAGGCTAACGGTCGTGTACCAGTTGTAGCTGGAGTCATCCATTATTCTACTATGTTGGGTGTTGATCTGGCAAAATCAGCCATAGATGCAGGAGCAGATGCGCTCATGGTCCTGCTGCCCTACTACTACAAACCAACCATACCAGATGCGCTTGATTATCTTCGTTCAGTATCCAAAGCTGTAAACATGCCTTTGTGTGTTTACAACAATCCCTGGTTTGCAGGTTTCGAATTGAGTCCCGCTCTTGTTAAGCAGCTTGCTGATGAGGGGGTTGTGAACTCGATAAAGGCAGCCCATGGCGATCCCATGCGGGTGAACTACATCAAATATCTCTGTGGCGAGAAAGTCTCGACCCTCTACGGGCATGATTACTCTCCTCTTGAAGCATTTGCGGTAGGTGGGGACGGGTGGCTTTCCGGTCTGCCGAATATCATCCCCGATCTTGCTGTCGATCTGTTTACTGCTGCTACTCAGGATAAGGATCTGGTAAAAGCTCAGGCAATATGGAAACGGCTGCAGCCGATCGCCTACTATTTCATGTACGAACGTGTCGGCGATAATGCCTCTCCACACTGGCTTGCGGTGTTCAAGGAAGCGCTGCGACTTATGGGAGAGGATTTCGGTTTGCCCCGCTTGCCTACAAAGGAGATGAGTCCTGCTGACAAAAAAGTCCTGCAGAGATATCTGTATCAGGTTTATCCGGATGTGGTAAAGGCTCAATGACGGTGGATGGTTAGTTATTTACTCTCAAGAGCACTTTAATTGAACTGAACAAGTACAGTTGTGGTTCAGTTCCATATATAACTTCAAAGGAGGAAGTGGCATGAAGAGACTATGCATTTTTATTTTTCTTTCGCTTTTTGTAGTCGGAATGGTAAAAATTACAGCGGAAGGGCAGAAGGATTCGGGCTTGAGTAAGCCGATTACTATTAAACTTGGACATCTATATGCTCCGGACCATCCGTATACCTCTGCGATTAAAGAGTTTGCTGCTGAGGTTAAGGATTTAACGAATGGTCAGCTGGTGATTAAAGATTATCCAGCTGGTCAGCTTGGCAATGAGAAGGATATGTGTGACGCAGTCAGCATGAATACTCTTGACATGTCGATCATTGGGCCTGGTGAACTTGCAAAGCGGCACGACCCGATTTTTATTTTTGATGGTCCATATGTTTTCCGTGATACCAATCATATGCTGAAGACCGCTGCGTCTTCTGTTGGGCAGGAGATGTGGGATTCCCTAGTGGAGAAATCTAATATCAGGGTATTGAATGTACTGTATTATGGTAAAAAACATATAACGACATCCCGGCGACCTGTTGAAAATCCGATGGATATGCGTGGATTAAAGTTCCGTGTAATTGACTCTCCCATGAATATGGCAATCGCGCGTTCTCTGGGTGCAAGTCCTGTTCCAATGGCTTTTACTGAATTGTATCTAGGTTTGCAACAGGGGGTTGTTGAAGGTCAGGAGAACCCGATCCCGACAATCATCAGCCAGAGGCTCTATGAAGTACAAAAATATCTAATTCTTTCTGGTGCCATCTGCCAGGGTGCTACTATCGTGATTTCGGATAAGACGTATCAATCTTTATCCTCTGAAAACCAAGAAATACTGAACAATGCCTTGAATGCGATGGTAATTGAGGTGAATGATAAGATCGTTGAGAGCGAGTTTCATCAGATTGAAGAACTGAAAGAAAAGGGAATGATTGTGATCCAGCCTGATCTTGAACCCTTCCGCGAAGCTACAAAGGTTGTGATAAAAGAGTTTGAGTCCAAATGGGGTGCTGGATTGTATGAAAGAATACAGGAAGTAAAATGAAAAACAATGGCATACCGGTTATCCGGTATGCCATTATAGTAGTAAGGTATCTTCTGGAAAGGCTTAAAAAGGAGAGTTATAGTACTATGTTGAAATCTATCTTCAATCGTATTGAGGAGTATATCGTTGTTGGTTTATTAGCAATTATGTCGATAGTTCTCGGCTTACAGGTGTTTTTTCGTTATGTATTGAATATGCCTCTCTCCTGGAGCGAAGAGATGGCACGCTATCTTTTTATCTGGATAACATTTATTGGCGCGGGATATGGCGTTAAACACCATTATCATATCGAGATGGAGGCTCTGTTTAACTGCTTTCCTGAGTCTTTTCAAAAAATTGTTCTGGTCGTTACCAACATTACCTGTATACTTGCTTATGGATGCATAATACCGGACTCAGTTCGATTTGTTGCGAATCAGAGTAAGATTGTTTCTACAGCCATGAAAATCCCTATGGGATTTGTTTATGTTTCAATTCCTATTGGGTGCTTGATCCTGATTGTACGCCTTGCTATTGATACCGTAGAGATAATTCGACGGCGTGATATCTCAGAGATTGAGGAAGGCCGATAATGATTGTGCTGATAGGTTCTTTTCTTGTTCTTTTATTATTGAAAACGCCAGTTTCCTTTTCAATGTTTGTAAGTTCGATCCTGTATCTGCTGACATATGACATTCCTGTGTTAGTTGCGGTGCAGCGGATGGCCTCTGGACCAGATTCTTTTCCGCTTCTTGCTGTTCCGGGGTTTATTCTTGCGGGTACTATTATGAATACCTCAGGGATCACGGAGCGCCTCTTTAATTTTGCGAACAAATGCGTTGGCCATATTACTGGAGGATTGGGGCATGCGAATATTTTTGCCAGTATAATCTTTGCCGGGATGTCCGGGACTGCCATTGCGGATGCTGCTGGAATGGGAGCCGTAGAACTAAAAGCGATGAAGGACCGAGGATTTGATGAAGATTTTAGTCTTGCGGTTACCGGTGCATCATCAATAGTTGGTCCTATTATTCCACCGAGTGTTCCCGCTGTTTTATATGGTGTTGTTGCAAGTGTTTCCATCGGTCGCTTATTTGCTGCCGGATTTATTCCGGGAGTTCTTATGGGTTGTGCGTTAAGTGTGCTTGTATTTATTCAAGCAAAGAAGCGCGGATATCCCAAGGAATTACGACCGACTGTTAAAGAATTTAGTCTCGCCTTCAAAGATGCTTTCTTTCCCTTGCTTACTCCGGTACTGATTATCGGTGGAATACTGATCGGTGTGTTTACTCCTACCGAGGCTGCGTTCATTACGGTTATCTATTCAATTGTTTTAGGCATTTCCTATCAGTCTATACGAGTCAGGGATTTGCTTGTCTTTGTCAGAGAAACGGCGAATACAACAGTATCCGTTATGCTGATTGTTGCAAGCTCGGCAGTCTTTGCATGGATTCTTGCAAGTGAGCAAATACCGCAGAAACTTGCGGAGGTTTTTCTTGTAGCTTTTCCGAACAAGTATGTTGCCCTTGTAGTTATCAACTTATTTCTTTTAATAGCTGGAAGCTTTATGGAGACTATTGCGGCAATAACTATCCTGACTCCCGTGTTGCTTCCAGTCGTTCTTGAATTGGGTGTCGATCCAGTCCATTTTGGAATTCTGATGATTCTAAATCTGATGATAGGTTTGCTGACCCCTCCGATTGGAATGGTATTATATGTGCTGTCGACTGTCTCGCAAGTTCCATTCGAGAAAATCGCAAAGGCAGTTGTTCCGTATCTTCTGTTGTTGATTGGCGTTTTATATGTCTTAACGTTTTTACCGGATGTAGTTCTCTGGCTCCCAAATTTAATATTCAACAAATAAAGCAGAGTTCACTCTGTCCGATATATGGAATACAAGCTGTATCCGGTGTTCCTGTATTCATCTCTTGTTTTATCAACATGTTTGATGCAGAATGTAGATCTTGTGGACTCAGATTAAGCGTATGGTCGCAAGTTTAAGTTAATTCACTTTAACTGCTGTATATATTATTCAGTATTTAAGTGCGGAAAATAGGGAACATCGGTTACTTTATGAACAAGAAAAAAACCGCTATTGTGAATTATAATAGTACTCTCATAGTAGCGAAATAAGCTCTGTTTTTTGATTGTATGGATTCAGGGAACATCCTTAAAAAATATAAAATGAGATACTTACACATTCTCTTACTCTTCTTTCAAAGGAGTTCATATGATACCCCGTTTTTGTTCTATCGGCAGCATAAACATGGATCTGGTGGTCCATGTGGGGCGTTTCCCTGAACCGGGTGAGACGTTGACTGGATCGGTGTTCAACACCTTTCCCGGCGGCAAAGGCGCCAATCAGGCGGTTGCTCTGGCTAAACTGGGGGCGGATATTCACCTGGTCGGTAAGGTTGGCGACGACGCCTTTGGCAGACAGGAATCCGCTTATTTAGCCTCCATTGGGGTTGATATTTCCCTGGTTGAGACAGTCCCTGCTTGCTCGACCGGTGTGGCGATTATTGAGGTTGATGGAACGGGAGAGAATCATATCGTCATTGTTCCCGGGGCCAACGACAGGATGGATACGAACTATATTGAACAGTATCTGAGAAAAAATATGGAAGGTAATCTGTATCTTCTGCAGTTGGAGATTCCGCTGGACACAGTTCTTTATACCTTGAAGGTGCTGAAAAAGCGTGGAAAGCGTGTTATTCTGGATCCGGCACCGATGCCTTCCGTGGATGAGTTTGAAAAGCTGCTTGCATATACCGATATTGTTACACCGAACGAAACGGAGATCCAGCTTTTTACCGGCATTGAGATTACTGGACTTGAAACCGCGGAGAAGGCCGGCAGGGTTTTGCTGGAACATGGTGGTTCCGTGGTTATAATCAAAGCCGGTGGTAAGGGCGCGTATATTGTAAGCAATGAAGGAGTCCAACATGTGCCTGCGTTCCCCGTCAAGGTTACTGACACAACCGGTGCAGGCGATTCCTTCAATGCCGGATTGGCGTATGCTCTTGGACAGGGATGGTCCATGAACGAAGCGGTCCGCTTTGCTTCCGCCGTCGGTGGTCTCGCCTGTACTGCTTACGGCGCCCAGAGTTCGATGCCAAGCTTGTCTGCAGTGAAAAAGCTGATTGGTTGAATCGGGCAGTTCAGATTAATTCCCGCTTCAGCGGCATACTCATGCAGCGGGGGCCTCCTCGTCCCCGGACCAGTTCCGAGCCCGCGATTTCTATGACCTCCACTCCGTTCTTGCGCAGAATTTCATTGGAGAGGATATTCCGCCGGTAGGTAATGACCTTTCCCGGGGCAATAGCCAGGGTGTTGGTGCTGTCGTTCCACTGTTCCCGTTCGGCACTCCAGGCGTCGCCCCCTCCTGTGGCGATTAAATTGACAGTGGAAAGTTTCAGGCTTTTTGCCAGCGCGCGGGAGAGGTTTCTTTCCTGCCGTATGCGGATTCCTCCGTTGGTTTTTGCGCTTCCGGGGCTCAGACGGAACACGTGGACAGTATCTACAATGCCGGGAAAGATGGTGAACTTATCCACATCCACCATGGTAAATACCGTGTCCAGGTGCATGTAAGCACGGGTAAAGGGAATCTGGATGACCAGGACCTCCCGCACCGTTTCGTCTTCTGCGAAGAGCCGGGATGCCAGGGTCTCGATACCCTCAGGGCTGGTCCGGGCGCTGCAGCCCACGGCAATGACCGAATCGTTCAGCACCAGGATGTCTCCACCTTCAATGCTGTCCGGCTCACCGTGATGGTGCCAGCGAGAGGTGTATCGGAAATGGGGGTGGTTTTCCGCAATGTACTGCAGCAGCATGCTCTCCCGCTTCCGTGCCCGGGCTTTCATCGTGTTCACCGAAAGCCGCTCGCCGATGACAGTCCCGTAATCCCGGGAGAAGTAGAGGTTCGGCAGGGGATCAATATAGAAGGGGTATTCGTCTTTTATGTAAAAGGAGAGACGTTTTTCCGCTTCCGAGTGGTCCACTTCCTTCTTTGCAAGACCGGACAGCAGAGTGGCTGTCAGTTCCCGGGGAGCCATTCCGGTAAGGAGGGAGCGAATGTCATCCCGTAATGCCGCCGAGCTTACCCTGAGTCCCGCGGTAATCTCGCCGATAATCTCTTTTTTGATCTCCTGCCGTGCGAGAATGTCGGTCAAAAGCTCTTCAAAGTAAAGCACTTCTGCGCCATTCTTCCGCAGTACATCGGCGAAGTCATCGTGTTCCTTCTGCATCTGCGCAAGATAGGGAATATCTTCAAAGAGCATTTCATCGAGGTACTTTGGCAGAAGCCGTTCCAGCTCTCCTCCGGGCCGGTGGAGGAGAATGGTCTTTAAGGGGCCCACTTCGGAACGGATCTGCAGTGCAGGTTTTTTTGCATCCATGGTCCATGTATAATATCAGAAAAACGTGGGCTGTAAATCTATTCCCCCTTGACTGGTCTTGTGCTATTCTTGGTTTCCAACGGAGTTAAACATGAGCAGACTTCCCTTGACCAGAGTCTACATATCCTTGAAGAATCTTGATCATAACCTCAAGCTGCTGCGGGAGCTGTCCGGGGGCCGTCCTCTGTGGCCCGCGATAAAAGCTGATGCTTATGGTCATGGTGCACTTATTATCGCGGGACATCTGCTTGCCCGCGGAGTCAGCACCTTTGGTGTAGCACAGGTTCAGGAAGCCCCTTGAGCTGCTGGAAAACGGAATTAAAGCCCGCTTTGTGATTCTTTCTCCGGATCTGGGGGATACCGCGCCGGAGGTCGCCGCCAACGGTCTGGAGCCTGTAGTCGCGACGGATATCCAGCTCCGGACCCTTTCTGCAGAGGCTTCGCGGCAAAGGGTGGATGTCCGGGTCCACCTTAAATTCGATACCGGTATGGGGCGTGTCGGTTTTAATCCGGAGGAGGCCGATGGGGTCCTGTCCCGGGTTGCCGGATATCCAGGTATAAAGATCGCGGGATTTATGAGTCACTTTCCCCGGGCCGATGAAGGAGACCCGGCGTATTCACTTGAACAGGTCGGCCGCTTTCAGAATGTTCTGGACCAGTCTGCAGTATCCGGTAATTTTGTAACCCATATGGCAAACAGTGCGGCGATTTTCGATGTGCCCCAGGGCTGCTTCGATGTCTGCCGGCCTGGGATCGCCCTCTACGGACTGAAGCCTTCTTTCGCAATACTCAATCCGAAAGCTGATGAGCTTAAACCGGTACTGAGCTGGAAAACCTCCATTACCCAGCTCAAAGAGGTGCCTCCGGGAACAGGATTGAGCTACGGTCACAGTTTTGTTACCAACCGGCAGTCCCTTATCGCGACCGTACCTGTTGGCTATGGAGACGGACTTGCCCGTCCCTTAAGCAACCGTGTTGAGATGCTTGTCCGCGGACGGCGCTGCCGGCAGGTGGGAACAATCTGCATGGATCAGTGTCTTATCGATGTAACGTCCCTGCGGGGAGATGTTCAGGCAGGGGATGAGGTCGTTATTATCGGCCGGCAGGGAGAAGAGTTCATCGGCGCCGAGGCGCAGGCTGAAGAGCTGGGGACCATCAATTATGAGATCGTTACC is from Marispirochaeta sp. and encodes:
- a CDS encoding GntR family transcriptional regulator gives rise to the protein MQELSTSSDKIEIASLADECYKRIKHDILVGKISWGARLNVISLAGSYGISRSPVVKAIDRLSMERLVRIIPNKGSFVSIPTEDDVVEVTEIRLMIENTLCTLAYSKNKDKLVESLKKLDASILPAMQNIQFEDFLEYDRHFHSTFSTYANNNRLRAYYESIRSQIELFRTKTFYKQNIEHAMKRHTGITECLTNGDLGRALDILKEHISDVQNETIESIRSEKEVLDYE
- a CDS encoding glucose 1-dehydrogenase, which gives rise to MDTVEPGLFLVMIGSSVIGSTVMERCHSNKSALIFGAASGIGRGVALRLASEGAKIVLADIDEEKLLQTEEECRDLGAEAVFVRTDISSVDEIRRAVMSIVETFGRLDSMVNAAGIVQSRAFLEVEEADWDKIIAINQKGTAFACRIAGQQMVDQCKRTLENERALCNGKIVNFSSIAGRRGRSFQLHYAASKAAIISITQSAATALAPYGINVNAVSPSVVNTPMWDRSIQGKAKTLGVSIEEATEEMVGKIPLGRIGTVEDIAAAVSFLCSEDADFITGQTLNVDGGYEMD
- a CDS encoding dihydrodipicolinate synthase family protein, encoding MYQPKGIIPAMLSVFNKDGSIDIQGQKAYVEWLIKKGVHGLSPVGSTGEGAAMNDEERLQVIKATVEQANGRVPVVAGVIHYSTMLGVDLAKSAIDAGADALMVLLPYYYKPTIPDALDYLRSVSKAVNMPLCVYNNPWFAGFELSPALVKQLADEGVVNSIKAAHGDPMRVNYIKYLCGEKVSTLYGHDYSPLEAFAVGGDGWLSGLPNIIPDLAVDLFTAATQDKDLVKAQAIWKRLQPIAYYFMYERVGDNASPHWLAVFKEALRLMGEDFGLPRLPTKEMSPADKKVLQRYLYQVYPDVVKAQ
- a CDS encoding sialic acid TRAP transporter substrate-binding protein SiaP — translated: MKRLCIFIFLSLFVVGMVKITAEGQKDSGLSKPITIKLGHLYAPDHPYTSAIKEFAAEVKDLTNGQLVIKDYPAGQLGNEKDMCDAVSMNTLDMSIIGPGELAKRHDPIFIFDGPYVFRDTNHMLKTAASSVGQEMWDSLVEKSNIRVLNVLYYGKKHITTSRRPVENPMDMRGLKFRVIDSPMNMAIARSLGASPVPMAFTELYLGLQQGVVEGQENPIPTIISQRLYEVQKYLILSGAICQGATIVISDKTYQSLSSENQEILNNALNAMVIEVNDKIVESEFHQIEELKEKGMIVIQPDLEPFREATKVVIKEFESKWGAGLYERIQEVK
- the rbsK gene encoding ribokinase, which gives rise to MIPRFCSIGSINMDLVVHVGRFPEPGETLTGSVFNTFPGGKGANQAVALAKLGADIHLVGKVGDDAFGRQESAYLASIGVDISLVETVPACSTGVAIIEVDGTGENHIVIVPGANDRMDTNYIEQYLRKNMEGNLYLLQLEIPLDTVLYTLKVLKKRGKRVILDPAPMPSVDEFEKLLAYTDIVTPNETEIQLFTGIEITGLETAEKAGRVLLEHGGSVVIIKAGGKGAYIVSNEGVQHVPAFPVKVTDTTGAGDSFNAGLAYALGQGWSMNEAVRFASAVGGLACTAYGAQSSMPSLSAVKKLIG
- a CDS encoding FadR/GntR family transcriptional regulator, which translates into the protein MDNTDDTHFEENIKKKSIENVVEMIRGMIDAGVLSPGDQLAPERELAIQLGVSRAAVRDAIRALELMGEVETRIGVGGGTFICNITFNHALNTVFSLFRRTNQMLSDVVEVRLILETRSAALAAERRTERDLNSIDSALHNMADDIIAGSIGIRPDHAFHLAIAKASGNEFLYGLSQLVEDMIVQTRKQTLSRRGVPSEALEDHEKIAQAIRCGDAPLAENLMREHLLKAYKISKES
- the alr gene encoding alanine racemase yields the protein MENGIKARFVILSPDLGDTAPEVAANGLEPVVATDIQLRTLSAEASRQRVDVRVHLKFDTGMGRVGFNPEEADGVLSRVAGYPGIKIAGFMSHFPRADEGDPAYSLEQVGRFQNVLDQSAVSGNFVTHMANSAAIFDVPQGCFDVCRPGIALYGLKPSFAILNPKADELKPVLSWKTSITQLKEVPPGTGLSYGHSFVTNRQSLIATVPVGYGDGLARPLSNRVEMLVRGRRCRQVGTICMDQCLIDVTSLRGDVQAGDEVVIIGRQGEEFIGAEAQAEELGTINYEIVTRISGRVPRIPVN
- a CDS encoding TRAP transporter large permease; translated protein: MIVLIGSFLVLLLLKTPVSFSMFVSSILYLLTYDIPVLVAVQRMASGPDSFPLLAVPGFILAGTIMNTSGITERLFNFANKCVGHITGGLGHANIFASIIFAGMSGTAIADAAGMGAVELKAMKDRGFDEDFSLAVTGASSIVGPIIPPSVPAVLYGVVASVSIGRLFAAGFIPGVLMGCALSVLVFIQAKKRGYPKELRPTVKEFSLAFKDAFFPLLTPVLIIGGILIGVFTPTEAAFITVIYSIVLGISYQSIRVRDLLVFVRETANTTVSVMLIVASSAVFAWILASEQIPQKLAEVFLVAFPNKYVALVVINLFLLIAGSFMETIAAITILTPVLLPVVLELGVDPVHFGILMILNLMIGLLTPPIGMVLYVLSTVSQVPFEKIAKAVVPYLLLLIGVLYVLTFLPDVVLWLPNLIFNK
- a CDS encoding arginine deiminase, with the protein product MDAKKPALQIRSEVGPLKTILLHRPGGELERLLPKYLDEMLFEDIPYLAQMQKEHDDFADVLRKNGAEVLYFEELLTDILARQEIKKEIIGEITAGLRVSSAALRDDIRSLLTGMAPRELTATLLSGLAKKEVDHSEAEKRLSFYIKDEYPFYIDPLPNLYFSRDYGTVIGERLSVNTMKARARKRESMLLQYIAENHPHFRYTSRWHHHGEPDSIEGGDILVLNDSVIAVGCSARTSPEGIETLASRLFAEDETVREVLVIQIPFTRAYMHLDTVFTMVDVDKFTIFPGIVDTVHVFRLSPGSAKTNGGIRIRQERNLSRALAKSLKLSTVNLIATGGGDAWSAEREQWNDSTNTLAIAPGKVITYRRNILSNEILRKNGVEVIEIAGSELVRGRGGPRCMSMPLKRELI
- a CDS encoding alanine racemase; amino-acid sequence: MSRLPLTRVYISLKNLDHNLKLLRELSGGRPLWPAIKADAYGHGALIIAGHLLARGVSTFGVAQVQEAP
- a CDS encoding TRAP transporter small permease, with the translated sequence MKNNGIPVIRYAIIVVRYLLERLKKESYSTMLKSIFNRIEEYIVVGLLAIMSIVLGLQVFFRYVLNMPLSWSEEMARYLFIWITFIGAGYGVKHHYHIEMEALFNCFPESFQKIVLVVTNITCILAYGCIIPDSVRFVANQSKIVSTAMKIPMGFVYVSIPIGCLILIVRLAIDTVEIIRRRDISEIEEGR